One genomic region from Accipiter gentilis chromosome Z, bAccGen1.1, whole genome shotgun sequence encodes:
- the ZBTB7C gene encoding zinc finger and BTB domain-containing protein 7C, whose protein sequence is MANGIEDLIGIPFPNHSSEVLCGLNEQRHDGLLCDVILIVQDQEYRTHRSVLAACSKYFKKLFTTGTLTDQPYVYEIDFVKPEALSAILEFAYTSTLTITTSNVKHILSAAKMLEIQCIINVCLEIMEPDREAEEEDDKEDEDDDEDEDEDEEEEEEEEEVEDFVNQENLTDVQEVSCHQSPSKSDLTEEAYTEAPKDFPNHYPASNSSGHLGVIRDFSIESLLRENLYPKANIPERRPALSPFAPTFFPHLWNGDFSSFSQLEEPQVDNGPLDLVIKKRKIKEEEEKEDLPPPPFPNDFFKDMFTNTPAAPLGHIKAETDYSAYLNFLSATQFGGVFPPWPLEEERKIKPKASQQCPICNKVIMGAGKLPRHMRTHTGEKPYMCNICEVRFTRQDKLKIHMRKHTGERPYLCIHCNAKFVHNYDLKNHMRIHTGVRPYQCEFCYKSFTRSDHLHRHIKRQSCRIARPRRGRKPAAWRAAGLLFAPGGPPVEKSFVMPPTLEEMSGHLGGAAMCLPGPSPKHFLSGAKTSFSLQELESQFEETQMKLFRRAQLDMERNAGIFAFALGHNENLAAQPFFPLPDPWSTGFSGLAGLGHVAPISEASN, encoded by the exons ATGGCCAATGGCATTGAGGATCTTATCGGGATCCCATTCCCGAACCACAGCAGTGAAGTCTTATGTGGTTTAAATGAGCAGCGGCATGATGGTCTCCTCTGCGATGTCATCCTCATTGTACAGGACCAGGAGTACCGGACCCATCGGTCCGTCCTTGCTGCCTGCAGCAAGTACTTCAAAAAACTCTTCACTACTGGCACTTTAACAGACCAGCCCTATGTTTACGAGATTGACTTTGTCAAGCCTGAAGCACTTTCTGCCATCCTCGAGTTTGCCTACACCTCAACCCTCACCATCACCACCTCAAATGTCAAGCACATCCTCAGCGCTGCCAAGATGCTGGAGATCCAGTGCATTATCAATGTATGCCTTGAAATCATGGAGCCCGACAGAGAGGCGGAAGAGGAAGATGACAAAGAGGACGAAGATGATGACGAAGACGAAGacgaagatgaggaggaagaggaggaggaggaagaagtggaagaTTTTGTCAATCAGGAGAACCTAACCGATGTCCAAGAAGTAAGCTGTCACCAAAGCCCTTCTAAGTCTGATCTTACCGAAGAAGCATATACAGAAGCACCTAAAGACTTCCCAAATCACTACCCAGCCAGTAACTCCTCTGGACACTTGGGCGTGATACGAGACTTCTCCATCGAGTCCTTGCTAAGGGAAAACTTGTACCCTAAGGCGAACATCCCGGAAAGGAGGCCAGCTCTCTCTCCTTTCGCCCCTACCTTCTTCCCCCATCTATGGAACGGCGATTTtagctccttctcccagctcGAGGAGCCACAAGTAGACAATGGCCCCTTGGATCTGGTGATCAAAAAGAGGAAGatcaaggaagaggaggagaaggaagaccTGCCTCCGCCTCCTTTCCCTAATGACTTCTTCAAGGACATGTTTACCAACACCCCAGCAGCTCCCTTAGGGCATATTAAGGCAGAGACTGACTATAGCGCTTATCTCAATTTCCTAAGCGCTACCCAGTTTGGAGGAGTTTTTCCTCCGTGGCCcctggaggaagagaggaagataAAGCCCAAGGCATCCCAGCAATGTCCCATCTGTAACAAAGTCATCATGGGAGCCGGCAAACTGCCCAGGCACATGAGGACCCACACGGGAGAGAAGCCGTATATGTGCAATATCTGTGAAGTCCGCTTTACCAG gcagGACAAGCTCAAAATCCACATGCGGAAGCACACGGGGGAGCGGCCGTACCTGTGCATCCACTGCAATGCTAAATTTGTGCACAACTATGACCTGAAGAACCACATGCGCATCCATACGGGCGTCCGGCCCTACCAGTGCGAGTTCTGCTACAAGAGCTTCACCCGTTCCGACCACCTCCACCGCCACATCAAACGCCAGAGCTGCCGGATCGCGCGACCCCGGCGAGGACGCAAGCCGGCGGCGTGGAGGGCGGCCGGCTTGCTCTTTGCTCCCGGTGGTCCGCCAGTGGAGAAGAGCTTCGTGATGCCGCCAACGTTGGAGGAGATGAGCGGCCACCTCGGCGGCGCGGCCATGTGCCTTCCCGGCCCCAGCCCCAAGCACTTTTTAAGCGGGGCCAAGACCTCCTTCAGCCTGCAGGAGCTTGAGAGCCAGTTTGAAGAAACCCAGATGAAGCTCTTCAGGCGAGCCCAGCTGGACATGGAGAGGAACGCGGGCATCTTCGCCTTCGCCCTGGGCCATAACGAAAACCTCGCCGCCCAacccttcttcccccttcccgatccTTGGAGCACGGGCTTCAGCGGCTTGGCGGGGCTCGGCCACGTGGCTCCCATCTCGGAGGCGAGTAACTAA